One part of the Peromyscus eremicus chromosome 18, PerEre_H2_v1, whole genome shotgun sequence genome encodes these proteins:
- the LOC131895382 gene encoding ankyrin repeat and sterile alpha motif domain-containing protein 1B-like: MVVPGDLEDWEREVKKQQDDLSQQEDNDPPKEYDAGQFAGLLHGSSPACESPENPFHLYGKRNQCEDGQDEASLANSPLPFKQTPIESNSEPLVKKVKPKVVSRTIFHKRSHQLENHTIVGTRTSRSGSRTGDQWGVNTGGFVERACTLGRIRSLPKALIDMHLSKNVSKSDSDLIAYPSKDKARVNWSESSTTERSSKDNSERTPSFTSEWEEIDKIMNSIDVGINSELEEMNGENMSNKLSSTL, from the exons aTGACCTCTCTCAACAGGAAGACAATGATCCCCCAAAAGAATATGATGCTGGGCAGTTTGCAGGCCTTCTCCATGGATCTTCTCCAGCGTGTGAGTCCCCTGAAAATCCCTTTCATCTGTATGGGAAAAGAAATCAATGTGAAGATGGACAAGACGAAGCCAGTTTGGCAAATAGTCCTTTGCCTTTCAAACAGACTCCCATAGAAAGTAACTCAGAGCCTTTGGTAAAGAAAGTTAAACCCAAAGTGGTCAGTAGGACAATTTTCCACAAAAGAAGCCACCAGCTCGAGAACCATACCATTGTTGGAACAAGAACGTCTAGAAGCGGATCCCGCACTGGTGACCAGTGGGGTGTGAATACAGGGGGCTTTGTGGAGAGAGCGTGTACTCTGGGGAGAATAAGGTCATTGCCTAAAGCCCTGATCGACATGCACTTATCCAAAAATGTCTCTAAGTCTGATTCCGATCTGATTGCCTACCCTTCAAAGGACAAAGCGAGAGTTAATTGGAGTGAGTCATCTACGACTGAACGCAGTTCTAAGGACAATTCTGAGAGGACACCTTCCTTCACGTCTGAATGGGAAGAA ATCGACAAAATAATGAATTCTATTGATGTTGGAATCAACAGTGAACTTGAAGAGATGAATGGTGAGAACATGAGTAAtaaactctcttctactctatga